AGTTCGTTGATCAGCTCGGGCTGGCGGGCAGAAGCTTCGAGGTACTTGCCACCCATCAGAGCGATACCGATCGATGCGCCGATAGCGCCCAGACCCACGATCAGACCACAAGCCAGAGCGACGAGACCGAGAATGTTTTCCATGATGACTCCTAGGATGAAAAGAAAGAAAGGTTGGAAGGGAAAGAAAGGGAAAGCTCAGTGAGCTTCATGCGCCTGGCCGAGATAGATCAGCGCCAGCATCATGAAAATGAAGGCTTGCAGGGTGATCACCAGGATGTGGAAGATCGCCCAGATCGAGCCCGCAATGATGTGCCCCACGGGGAGCAACACACCGGAAAGCGACATGGCTGCCGCGCCGCCCATCAGGGCGATCAGCATGAACACCAACTCACCAGCGTACATGTTGCCGAAAAGCCGCATGCCATGCGACACGGTCTTGGCAACGTATTCGATGATCTGCATCAGCAGATTGATCACGCCCAGGATGAGGGCGAAGACGGGATTCTTGCTCGTGCCGAACGGTGCCGTGACCAGTTCGTGCGCCCAGCCGCCCACGCCCTTGATCTTGACGCTGTAGTAGAAGCAGAGGATCAGCACGGCCGTCGACAGGCCCAGCGTGGTGGAGAGGTCGGCCGTGGGCACGACGCGCAGGTAGGCGTGGTGCGGATCGTGGCCGGCGGCGCCGTAGATCTGGGCCCAGATGGCGGGCAGCAGGTCGACGGGCAGCATGTCCATCGCGTTCATGAGGAAGATCCACACGAACACAGTGAGGGCCAGAGGCGCGATGAACTTGCGGCTCTCGGCGTTGTGGATGTTGGCCTTGGCCTGGTTGTCCACCATCTCGACGAGGATCTCGACGGCGGCCTGGAACCGGCCCGGGACACCCGGCGTGGCCTTGCGCGCGGCGAGCCAGAAGACGAAAAGGGCCAGAAAACCGAGAACCAAACCGACGACCACCGAGTCAATGTTGACCACGGTGAAATCGACGATGGACTTCTGCTTGATGTTCTGGAGATGCTGCAAGTGGTGAACGATGTATTCACTGGCAGTCGGTGCGTGCGCTTCTGCGGCCATCGGACAACTCTTCTCTCAATCAATCGGTTTGCGGACACCGGGCCGCACCATGAGGGCGATCCAGTACGTTTTCATCGTCACCACCATGCCGGCAAGCAAAGCGAGCCAGCTCAATCCCGGCACCAGCCGGGGCGCCGCCGCCAGCATGGCGACGGTCAAAGCAATCTTGACCAGTTCCCACCCGAAGAGGCCCGCCAGCGCAGCCCCTGCCGAAGCCCTGTCGCGCGCCACCCCCCGGGCGAAGAGCGCCGCGGGGAGGACCACCGCCAGCGCACCGTATCCCGTGGACCACGCGATAGAGGATTTTCCGGATACCCCCCAGGCCACCACTGCCGCGAGGAGCCCGACGACTGCCTGACAAGCCACGATGCGCCAGACGGACACCCGGGGATGGCGCATCCGCCAGTCCCGCGCCTCATCGGCAGAAAGGGGCTTGAAGCCAGGATCTTCGGCCTCAGTTCCTGTATCCGGAGCGTCTGTTTTCATTGTTCGGCAACGCCCGGTTTACGGCCTGAAACTTCTTACAAAGCCGCTGATTATAAGTAAAAACCCGTTGCATCCCGCAATGCCCCGACACGCATGTGCGAAAGCGGTGCGCGCCGGTGCGCTGCGCTGGTGAAAGGGATGCCGAACGGCGCGCCACCGTGGTGCGCGAACGCTACACGGCATCACCGACAATTCACCGCATGACCCAGCCCCCAATCCCTCCCGTGATCGGCGCCGATGGCAATGTGCCGCAGGATTCGCTCATCGAATACCCCTCCCGCTTTCCGATCAAGGTCATGGGCCGCAAGGCCGATGGCTTCGTCCACGCGCTCACCGAAGTGGCGCGCCGCTTCGATCCGGAATTCGACGCGTCCACCATCGAACTGCGTGACAGCCGTGAGGGCAACTACCTGGGCGTGACCCTCACGGTGACGGCGACCAGCCGGGAGCAGCTGGACGACCTCTACCGCGCGCTGTCGTCGCATCCGATGGTCAAGATCGTGCTCTGACGCGGGGCCGCCATGCAGGTGCAGATACTGGGCCGCGTGGATTACCAGGACACCGTGCAGGCCATGCAGGAGTTCACCGAACGGCGGACCGGGGACACCCCCGATGCGCTCTGGGTGTGCGAGCACGCGCCCCACTTCACGCAGGGGCTCGCCGGCAAGGCGGACCACCTGCTGTCCCCGGGGGCGATCCCCGTGGTGGTCACCAACCGGGGCGGGCAGGTCACGTTCCACGGCCCCGGCCAGGTGGTTGCCTACCCGCTTGTCGACCTGCGCCGCGCGGGCTACTACGTGAAGGAATACGTCTATCGCGTGGAAGAGGCCGCGATCCGCACGCTGGCGCATTTCGGCGTCACGGGCCACCGCGTGGCGGGCGCGCCGGGCATCTACGTGCGGCTGGCCGACCCGGGCAGCCATGCGCTGCTGCCCCAGCGCCCGCAGAAGGCCGACCCGCAAGCGCCCGCCCACGGCCCCGATTTCACGGGCTTGGGCAAGATCGCGGCGCTGGGCATCAAGGTCACCCGCCATTGCACGTACCACGGGGTGGCGCTCAACGTGGACATGGACCTCGAACCCTTCTCGCGTATCAACCCTTGCGGCTACGCAGGGTTGCCGACCGTCGACCTTTCTACAATCGGCGTCCACACCACCTGGGACGAGGCCGCCGCCGTACTGGCTCGCCAACTGGCCATCCGCCTCGCGCCCTGACCTCAGCACCAGCCATGAGCACTCCAGAAGTCGTCCGCGAAGCGCAGTCCACCGTTGCCTACAACCCGCTCGCCAAGCAGAAGGCTGCCGCGAAGCTCTCGCGCATCCCGATCAAGGTCGAACAGGGCGAAGTGCTCAAGAAGCCCGAGTGGATCCGCGTCAAGGCGGGCTCGCCCACCACGCGCTTCTACGAAATCAAGGAAATCCTGCGCGAGCACAAGCTGCACACGGTGTGCGAGGAGGCCTCGTGCCCCAACATCGGCGAGTGCTTCGGCAAGGGCACGGCCACGTTCATGATCATGGGCGACAAGTGCACGCGCCGCTGCCCGTTCTGCGACGTGGGCCACGGCCGCCCCGACCCGCTCGACAAGGACGAGCCCCTCAACCTCGCACGCACCATCGCCGCGCTCAAGCTCAAGTACGTGGTGATCACCAGCGTGGACCGCGACGACCTGCGCGACGGCGGCAGCGGGCATTTCGTGGAGTGCATCCAGAACATCCGCGCGCTGTCGCCCCAGACGCAGATCGAGATCCTCGTGCCCGACTTCCGGGGCCGCGACGACCGCGCGCTGGAGATCCTGAAGGCAGCGCCGCCCGATGTGATG
The DNA window shown above is from Acidovorax sp. NCPPB 4044 and carries:
- the atpE gene encoding F0F1 ATP synthase subunit C, encoding MENILGLVALACGLIVGLGAIGASIGIALMGGKYLEASARQPELINELQTKMFILAGLIDAAFLIGVAIALLFAFANPFVLA
- the atpB gene encoding F0F1 ATP synthase subunit A; its protein translation is MAAEAHAPTASEYIVHHLQHLQNIKQKSIVDFTVVNIDSVVVGLVLGFLALFVFWLAARKATPGVPGRFQAAVEILVEMVDNQAKANIHNAESRKFIAPLALTVFVWIFLMNAMDMLPVDLLPAIWAQIYGAAGHDPHHAYLRVVPTADLSTTLGLSTAVLILCFYYSVKIKGVGGWAHELVTAPFGTSKNPVFALILGVINLLMQIIEYVAKTVSHGMRLFGNMYAGELVFMLIALMGGAAAMSLSGVLLPVGHIIAGSIWAIFHILVITLQAFIFMMLALIYLGQAHEAH
- a CDS encoding ATP synthase subunit I, whose translation is MKTDAPDTGTEAEDPGFKPLSADEARDWRMRHPRVSVWRIVACQAVVGLLAAVVAWGVSGKSSIAWSTGYGALAVVLPAALFARGVARDRASAGAALAGLFGWELVKIALTVAMLAAAPRLVPGLSWLALLAGMVVTMKTYWIALMVRPGVRKPID
- a CDS encoding YbeD family protein, whose amino-acid sequence is MTQPPIPPVIGADGNVPQDSLIEYPSRFPIKVMGRKADGFVHALTEVARRFDPEFDASTIELRDSREGNYLGVTLTVTATSREQLDDLYRALSSHPMVKIVL
- the lipB gene encoding lipoyl(octanoyl) transferase LipB is translated as MQVQILGRVDYQDTVQAMQEFTERRTGDTPDALWVCEHAPHFTQGLAGKADHLLSPGAIPVVVTNRGGQVTFHGPGQVVAYPLVDLRRAGYYVKEYVYRVEEAAIRTLAHFGVTGHRVAGAPGIYVRLADPGSHALLPQRPQKADPQAPAHGPDFTGLGKIAALGIKVTRHCTYHGVALNVDMDLEPFSRINPCGYAGLPTVDLSTIGVHTTWDEAAAVLARQLAIRLAP
- the lipA gene encoding lipoyl synthase, yielding MSTPEVVREAQSTVAYNPLAKQKAAAKLSRIPIKVEQGEVLKKPEWIRVKAGSPTTRFYEIKEILREHKLHTVCEEASCPNIGECFGKGTATFMIMGDKCTRRCPFCDVGHGRPDPLDKDEPLNLARTIAALKLKYVVITSVDRDDLRDGGSGHFVECIQNIRALSPQTQIEILVPDFRGRDDRALEILKAAPPDVMNHNLETAPRLYKEARPGSDYQFSLNLLKKFKALHPQVPTKSGIMVGLGETDEEILQVMRDMRAHDIDMLTIGQYLAPSNSHLPVRRYVHPDTFKMYEEEAYKMGFTHAAVGAMVRSSYHADQQAHAAGVRVNDSK